Proteins co-encoded in one Candidatus Kuenenbacteria bacterium HGW-Kuenenbacteria-1 genomic window:
- a CDS encoding 2,3-bisphosphoglycerate-independent phosphoglycerate mutase (catalyzes the interconversion of 2-phosphoglycerate and 3-phosphoglycerate) encodes MSKPIVLIILDGWGIAPASKGNAVTLAKTPVMDFLYKKYPNTLLKAHGKYVGLPNYQDGNSEAGHINLGAGRIVKQDAVYISESIIDGTFFKNTAILEAIKHTKKYKTNIHLMSLLSGSQSPHTDLSHIHALLKLIEQQGINSNKIFFHFFTDGRDSSQHGAIKYLKKVEAYFQGQEKIATISGRFFAMDRKKKWERIESVYNAMVLGKGEGAESPEQAISKAYNKNLTDEYISPTVITKNKKPISVIHDNDMIVFSNLRSDRARELTKAFLQKDFNKMNEGSFKRKKVLQNIRFVAMTDFGPDLPHVFTAFPSRDIKMCLPLVLEKFKQVYIAETEKYAHMTYFINGGYADPVNGEERIKIPSLDIPYYDKQPEMSAPEITKTVLNKLNYDFIAVNFANPDIIGHTGNLKAAIQAIECVDKCVGKIIKKVQEKNGTVIITADHGNVEEMINLETGEIDTKHSKNPVPFILVDNQKRKLRKDGILSDVAPTILELFEIEKPKEMKGKSLIENFKLNF; translated from the coding sequence ATGTCAAAACCAATAGTTTTAATTATTCTTGATGGCTGGGGAATTGCTCCGGCGTCAAAAGGAAATGCTGTCACTTTAGCCAAGACGCCAGTGATGGATTTTTTATATAAAAAATATCCAAATACTTTATTAAAAGCCCATGGAAAATATGTTGGCTTACCTAATTATCAGGATGGCAATTCTGAAGCCGGGCATATTAATTTAGGAGCTGGCAGAATAGTTAAACAAGATGCTGTTTATATTTCAGAAAGTATTATTGATGGAACATTTTTTAAAAATACAGCCATTTTAGAAGCAATAAAACACACAAAAAAATATAAAACAAATATTCATTTAATGAGTTTGCTTTCAGGTTCACAAAGTCCTCATACTGATTTGAGTCATATTCACGCTTTATTAAAATTAATTGAACAACAAGGAATAAATAGTAATAAAATTTTTTTTCATTTTTTCACTGATGGTCGCGATTCTTCTCAGCATGGAGCAATAAAATATTTAAAAAAAGTTGAGGCTTATTTTCAAGGTCAAGAAAAAATTGCTACAATTTCTGGACGATTTTTTGCCATGGATAGAAAGAAAAAATGGGAAAGAATTGAAAGTGTTTATAATGCAATGGTTTTAGGAAAGGGGGAGGGAGCGGAAAGTCCAGAACAAGCAATTTCAAAGGCTTATAATAAAAATTTAACTGATGAATATATTTCTCCGACAGTAATTACAAAAAACAAAAAACCAATAAGTGTTATTCATGACAATGATATGATTGTTTTTTCTAATTTAAGATCTGATCGCGCTAGAGAATTAACCAAGGCGTTTCTTCAAAAAGATTTTAATAAAATGAACGAAGGTTCATTTAAAAGAAAGAAAGTTTTGCAAAATATTCGTTTTGTAGCAATGACTGATTTTGGACCTGATTTACCTCATGTTTTTACAGCTTTTCCGTCTCGTGATATAAAAATGTGTTTGCCTCTTGTTTTGGAAAAATTTAAACAAGTTTATATTGCTGAAACAGAAAAATATGCTCATATGACTTATTTTATTAATGGCGGATATGCTGATCCTGTGAATGGCGAAGAAAGAATAAAAATTCCTTCATTAGATATTCCTTATTATGATAAACAACCAGAAATGAGCGCGCCAGAAATTACAAAAACAGTTTTAAATAAATTAAATTATGATTTTATTGCGGTGAATTTTGCTAACCCAGATATTATTGGTCATACAGGAAATTTAAAAGCAGCTATCCAAGCAATAGAATGCGTTGATAAATGTGTGGGAAAAATTATTAAAAAGGTTCAAGAAAAAAATGGAACAGTAATAATAACAGCTGATCATGGCAATGTTGAGGAAATGATTAATTTGGAAACTGGAGAAATTGACACAAAACATTCAAAAAATCCCGTGCCATTTATTTTAGTAGATAATCAAAAAAGAAAATTAAGAAAAGATGGAATTTTATCCGATGTCGCTCCAACAATTTTAGAATTATTCGAAATAGAAAAACCAAAAGAAATGAAAGGAAAAAGTTTAATTGAAAATTTTAAATTAAATTTCTAA